The genome window CGATCGTGGAGATGATTTGCTTCCGGTTCAGTCGGCCGCGAACGATGGCGTTGCCGCTGTTGATGTAGGTCGCCACGTTTTCAAATCCCGCCTCGGTAAGCTTTTCGCGGAGCGCCTGGACTGGCAGGTGCGTTTTCCCGCCGACGCCGCGGAAAAGGATGAGATAAACGGTGCGTTTCATCCGCCGGCGGTCAACTGACCAGGAATTGCAACCGCTCATCGGCTTTGCCCGGATCGAGTTCAAATATCTCGGGCTTCACCACGTTCTCCTTTACGAAAGGATCTTCGTTCACGCGGCTTTGCAGGTCAGCCAACGATGTCTTGTGCGCCAAGATGCCGCCTCCCAGTCCCGGTTCGAGACTGCCAGCGAGCAGGAACACGCCATCATCGAACCCACGTTTGAGCCAGGCTTTGTGGCCGTCCATGAACTGGGCAGCTTCCTTTTTGTTGGCCGAGAACTTAAGGAGTACGATGTACATGGGGAAGAGATTACCAAATTCATCAAGTTGCACAACTCTTCGGCGGCCACTGCACTCCGGTGAGTTCCCTGGGTAATCGCGTCGGGTTAACTGGATAGATGACTGACAGGTCTGGCTTGGTTTTTGCCGTGGGCAACAACTCCAGTTCCTCCGGTGCGCCGACGATGAGCCAGAGCACCTCGTCGTCGGTGTCATTGAACACCTGCCGCAACTGATCCGGGCCGACCAGCACGCCGCCGTAGCGCGGCACGGTCAATGTCTCGTCGCCCACGCGCAGGCGGCCTGTGCCTTCGAGCACGAAATAAAATTCCTCCTGACGAATGTGTTTGTGCAGCGTGCCCGCGCTTTTCGCCGGATAC of Candidatus Angelobacter sp. contains these proteins:
- a CDS encoding cupin domain-containing protein, whose amino-acid sequence is MKPVQGYHLIKPDDLHWWPSNLMRIPNADFLERTGSENLSARLWRYPAKSAGTLHKHIRQEEFYFVLEGTGRLRVGDETLTVPRYGGVLVGPDQLRQVFNDTDDEVLWLIVGAPEELELLPTAKTKPDLSVIYPVNPTRLPRELTGVQWPPKSCAT